A window of Infirmifilum lucidum contains these coding sequences:
- a CDS encoding RNA methyltransferase, with protein sequence MGSSCSRFSGIGVIFVQPLYEQNIGYIARCMKNFCLAELVLVKPRCSLGSESRKYAMHGAEILERVKIVDSFEEAIKGFDLVVCTTGVKGGGVLRRYVVPRDAASIIAENTGRRAIVIGREDWGLTNEELSLCDLVVTIEANPDYPSLNASHAAVIVFYEIFNAVTQVESPRIERPSRNEVDKLLEYLDLLGRELGYDEARLRKSKLIMRRIVTEARFSALDLRMLMGYFGDSLKRIRECRRSLTELGRAV encoded by the coding sequence GTGGGCAGTTCCTGCTCCAGGTTTAGTGGAATAGGCGTAATATTCGTGCAACCACTCTACGAGCAGAACATCGGCTACATTGCCCGCTGTATGAAGAACTTCTGTCTGGCTGAGCTCGTACTCGTAAAGCCTAGGTGCTCGCTAGGATCTGAGAGTCGGAAGTATGCGATGCATGGAGCCGAAATCCTTGAGAGGGTGAAGATAGTAGATAGCTTCGAGGAGGCAATAAAGGGCTTCGACCTCGTTGTGTGCACCACAGGAGTAAAAGGTGGAGGTGTACTCCGGAGGTATGTTGTACCGCGAGACGCGGCCAGCATAATCGCTGAAAACACTGGTCGGCGCGCAATAGTTATTGGGCGCGAGGACTGGGGCCTTACAAATGAGGAGCTATCTCTCTGCGACCTTGTAGTCACGATAGAGGCTAATCCCGACTATCCCTCACTGAATGCCTCCCATGCAGCTGTGATCGTCTTTTACGAGATCTTCAATGCCGTAACACAGGTAGAGTCTCCGAGAATCGAGAGGCCCTCCCGCAACGAGGTCGACAAGCTACTTGAGTACTTAGACCTCTTGGGACGCGAACTAGGATATGATGAGGCCAGGCTTAGGAAGAGCAAGTTGATCATGCGACGCATAGTCACGGAGGCAAGGTTTTCAGCGCTCGACTTGAGGATGCTCATGGGTTATTTCGGAGATAGCCTAAAGAGAATCCGCGAGTGCCGAAGAAGTTTAACCGAGCTCGGCCGCGCGGTTTAG
- a CDS encoding 50S ribosomal protein L16 yields MPLRPGRCYRHFGTPPYTRLEYIKSNPPVLIPKFDLGNPQGNFNTTLKLVVTRPGQIRANALEAARQHANKYLSSKVGDSNYFLRIAVYPHHILRENKMMAMAGADRLQDGMRLSFGTPIGRAARVEANQAIIIVKVDFKNIEHAKEALRRAASKISLPSRIVVEMAS; encoded by the coding sequence ATGCCGCTACGACCAGGTAGGTGCTACAGACACTTTGGGACACCACCTTACACTAGGCTAGAGTACATTAAGAGCAACCCCCCAGTGCTGATACCGAAGTTTGACTTGGGCAACCCCCAGGGGAACTTTAACACAACGCTTAAGCTAGTTGTGACTAGACCCGGCCAGATTCGGGCAAACGCGCTTGAGGCGGCTAGGCAACATGCGAACAAGTACCTCTCGTCGAAAGTTGGCGACTCAAACTACTTCCTTAGGATAGCTGTATACCCTCATCACATTCTACGCGAGAACAAGATGATGGCTATGGCTGGAGCAGACAGGCTCCAGGACGGTATGAGGCTCTCATTCGGGACTCCGATTGGCAGGGCTGCGAGAGTCGAGGCAAACCAAGCTATAATTATAGTGAAAGTGGACTTCAAGAATATCGAGCATGCAAAAGAGGCTCTGCGAAGGGCTGCGTCGAAGATCTCGTTGCCGTCGCGCATTGTTGTCGAGATGGCTAGCTAG
- a CDS encoding DUF2192 domain-containing protein, whose protein sequence is MQGLHKKRIEVAVNIWGEVLQGSFSSRAELVEYLREIYQENDLEPIRGKTKIDIYDKELATVYLVGKYGLGLEEEMEKYADIFTIEFRSDRVLDKVLRGESPRKSMLEVFGLLDENMVFRVLRLAMTAVILGFMPEEKFITILTAFEKEFPELEKNITGFKRFYIAFRLAEEIAAGKIRNRIEKETLKHAMCVRLNAEKAAPPDWFIREIAVEALKIPEYRVNTVLSFSDRSRE, encoded by the coding sequence TTGCAAGGCCTTCACAAGAAGCGGATTGAAGTAGCTGTAAATATTTGGGGAGAAGTCCTACAGGGGTCTTTTTCAAGTAGGGCTGAACTCGTTGAGTACTTGCGTGAGATATACCAGGAGAACGATCTCGAGCCAATACGCGGCAAGACTAAGATAGACATATATGACAAAGAGCTGGCGACGGTGTACCTCGTGGGCAAGTATGGCTTGGGGCTCGAGGAGGAAATGGAGAAGTACGCTGATATCTTCACGATAGAGTTCAGGAGCGACAGAGTTCTAGATAAAGTCTTACGGGGTGAGAGCCCGCGTAAATCAATGCTCGAGGTATTCGGCTTGCTCGATGAAAACATGGTGTTCCGCGTCCTCCGCCTCGCCATGACGGCTGTTATTCTGGGTTTTATGCCGGAGGAGAAGTTCATAACTATCCTAACAGCGTTTGAGAAGGAGTTTCCCGAGCTCGAGAAAAACATAACAGGCTTTAAACGCTTTTACATAGCCTTTAGGCTTGCGGAGGAGATCGCGGCTGGAAAGATTAGAAACCGGATAGAGAAAGAGACGCTAAAGCATGCCATGTGTGTGCGCCTAAATGCTGAGAAAGCCGCACCACCAGACTGGTTTATCAGGGAGATAGCAGTTGAGGCTCTCAAGATTCCCGAATACAGGGTGAACACAGTTCTCTCATTTTCCGATCGTAGCCGCGAATAA
- a CDS encoding 30S ribosomal protein S26e, translated as MPKKRKSRGRHKGGKGKEDLVQCDECGALLPRSKAVKITKPVVPVDPQLIKELRDKGAVIPQYTVTKYLCLRCAIHRGIIKIRPEEERKKENIKWNFF; from the coding sequence ATGCCCAAGAAGAGAAAGTCACGTGGCCGTCACAAAGGCGGTAAAGGTAAGGAGGATCTCGTCCAGTGCGACGAGTGCGGGGCGCTACTACCCAGATCCAAGGCCGTTAAAATCACTAAGCCCGTCGTGCCTGTAGACCCACAGCTGATAAAAGAGCTACGTGATAAGGGCGCCGTCATCCCACAGTACACTGTGACAAAGTATCTCTGTCTCCGGTGCGCAATACACAGGGGCATAATCAAGATAAGACCCGAGGAGGAGCGTAAGAAGGAAAACATCAAATGGAACTTCTTTTAG
- a CDS encoding RNA methyltransferase, translated as MELLLAGYRRLFILFSNTGVTAPVFSEKTLATEGGRMDVVARGAMYAIWDTERPREDTAFIAVLNGPPNPPLTLVFRPTRISLSEVSIGAEILRALRGESKLINIVRLDILSLLGIVKRLGFLLVLLIEGGEDIASFSMPLDGKITFILGDHIGFPVSLLKSLEGVVDARLSLGRVSYLGSHCIAFVNEILDALS; from the coding sequence ATGGAACTTCTTTTAGCCGGCTACCGCCGCTTATTCATTCTCTTCTCTAACACAGGCGTGACAGCGCCTGTCTTCTCAGAGAAAACCTTAGCAACAGAGGGCGGACGAATGGACGTAGTTGCGAGAGGCGCGATGTACGCTATCTGGGACACCGAGAGACCCAGGGAGGACACTGCCTTCATCGCGGTTCTGAACGGGCCGCCCAACCCTCCGTTAACTCTAGTGTTCCGGCCTACCCGCATCTCCCTAAGCGAGGTATCCATTGGTGCTGAGATACTTAGAGCCCTGAGGGGAGAGTCTAAGTTAATAAACATCGTGCGCCTTGACATACTGAGTCTGCTAGGTATCGTGAAGAGGCTAGGATTTCTGCTAGTCCTGTTAATAGAGGGGGGTGAAGACATAGCAAGTTTCTCTATGCCCCTCGATGGCAAGATCACTTTCATTCTCGGCGACCACATAGGGTTCCCTGTATCTCTCCTCAAGTCACTGGAAGGGGTTGTTGACGCTAGGCTGAGCTTAGGCAGAGTGTCGTATCTCGGGAGTCACTGCATCGCATTTGTCAACGAGATCCTTGACGCTCTTAGCTAG
- a CDS encoding winged helix-turn-helix domain-containing protein: protein MSKHSRRAREIGGILEVLSNPVRVEILRLLMESPKRYSEIAERVGVSQAGLAHHIKKLESKGLVEHRGEVYGITQLGKNILAVIDNIEIAAVGDLSVITRWGFSLPLKYYVETFLRLHGVVTSGRCSQQKILGMLADELQAEGYSYGYVLQQFVDSFLHWVLAKNHCIYGKNVQSQFTMESYEAINPHALDVLAESGLLDLLASNLIVFSAGWTSGASALYMPYLSPPLLKLVFRRREAFPELVVNARPDLDSGAEKALSMLFLTDSGMPVTYLVDASDNEDFLQRFLSDMVAHLPHSRSMVVVYGWERIRDEITLLLTRLINNGVPLVFTSSDVFPSLRSLAFPRGEAPTLHLGAVTFPMPIVLSQTSIRDTSEFIGKTVQRLEKIVQYLKKQSTRVARILELENTPPVDYVFQISLAGFEGGIILKTPSLRELFSETNNYKRIVIRKILDEYFATSKIQELVGVKVVDTFYTPSSNLSMLIALRFKQHHLDVNPLSPFSFNSRTRSTQDLLELESGIQTVLGGIASILELRVRGLTAIQLKEIISRMQKAGLKQFTVTIVGLHVCNVCGNIVHAKVSRCPRCYSRELSELSRYGLAYVQRDSLDPWALEEVENRVVAQV from the coding sequence ATGTCGAAGCACAGTAGAAGAGCACGTGAAATAGGAGGGATTCTCGAAGTCTTGTCAAACCCCGTCAGAGTAGAGATACTGAGGCTTCTCATGGAATCGCCGAAGCGTTATAGCGAGATAGCCGAGAGAGTGGGCGTCTCACAGGCTGGACTGGCCCACCACATAAAGAAACTCGAGTCTAAGGGGCTTGTTGAGCACCGGGGAGAGGTCTACGGGATAACCCAGCTTGGGAAAAACATACTCGCGGTGATCGACAATATTGAAATTGCGGCGGTCGGCGACCTAAGTGTCATTACACGCTGGGGCTTCTCACTTCCGCTTAAATACTATGTGGAGACCTTTCTGCGGCTACATGGTGTTGTAACGTCGGGCCGGTGCTCTCAACAGAAGATTCTAGGCATGTTAGCCGACGAGTTGCAAGCTGAGGGTTACTCGTATGGGTACGTCTTACAGCAGTTTGTGGACTCCTTCCTCCACTGGGTTCTTGCCAAGAATCACTGTATTTACGGGAAGAATGTTCAGAGTCAATTTACTATGGAGAGTTACGAGGCGATTAATCCACATGCTCTAGACGTGCTTGCAGAGTCTGGGCTACTGGACTTACTTGCCTCAAACCTCATAGTGTTTAGTGCGGGATGGACAAGTGGGGCCTCGGCACTGTACATGCCCTATTTAAGCCCCCCTCTTCTGAAGCTCGTTTTTAGGAGGAGAGAGGCATTTCCGGAACTCGTGGTGAATGCTAGGCCTGACCTCGATAGCGGTGCTGAGAAAGCGCTCTCTATGCTGTTCTTGACCGACTCAGGTATGCCGGTAACATACCTAGTGGACGCATCGGATAATGAAGACTTCCTACAGAGATTTCTCTCAGATATGGTTGCTCACCTCCCGCACAGCAGGAGCATGGTAGTTGTCTATGGTTGGGAGAGAATCCGAGACGAGATAACGCTGTTATTAACGAGACTAATAAACAATGGAGTACCCCTTGTCTTCACAAGTAGCGATGTTTTCCCATCCCTGCGCTCCCTCGCTTTCCCACGTGGAGAAGCCCCTACATTACACTTAGGGGCAGTAACGTTTCCCATGCCTATTGTACTTAGCCAGACTAGTATACGTGATACCTCAGAATTTATCGGCAAAACTGTGCAGAGATTGGAGAAGATCGTCCAGTATTTAAAGAAGCAGAGTACCAGGGTCGCGAGGATCCTGGAGTTAGAGAATACTCCTCCAGTAGACTATGTTTTTCAAATATCGCTGGCAGGCTTCGAGGGTGGCATTATCCTAAAAACTCCCTCTCTCAGGGAGCTGTTCTCCGAGACGAATAACTACAAGCGCATAGTAATCAGGAAGATACTGGACGAGTATTTTGCAACCTCGAAGATACAGGAACTCGTAGGCGTTAAAGTAGTTGATACGTTCTACACACCGAGCAGCAACCTGTCAATGCTAATCGCTCTTCGCTTCAAGCAACATCATTTAGACGTGAACCCTCTCAGCCCGTTCTCGTTTAATAGTAGAACACGTTCAACGCAAGACCTCCTGGAGCTAGAGTCGGGCATCCAAACAGTCCTTGGAGGTATAGCCAGCATCCTAGAACTACGGGTCAGGGGTCTTACTGCGATACAATTGAAGGAGATCATCTCGAGAATGCAGAAGGCAGGCTTGAAGCAGTTTACAGTAACGATAGTAGGCCTGCACGTGTGCAACGTTTGCGGGAACATAGTTCACGCAAAGGTGTCGAGATGCCCCAGGTGCTATTCGCGCGAGCTATCAGAGCTCAGCAGGTACGGGCTAGCCTACGTGCAGAGGGACAGCCTTGACCCATGGGCGCTCGAGGAAGTCGAGAACCGTGTGGTAGCACAGGTCTAG
- a CDS encoding ribonuclease P protein component 4, which yields MRRRDEIKDLALQRISRLLELASKVYKVEPGLADRYGELALAIARKAQIKYPDFLKARVCRRCGAFLVPGKSVRVRVKNRGKMKYISVTCLKCGYTRRYPLNRRKVPPRPWYVFYRRRIN from the coding sequence ATGCGTAGACGAGATGAAATAAAAGACTTAGCGTTGCAACGCATCTCGCGCCTGCTGGAGCTCGCTAGTAAGGTCTACAAGGTGGAGCCAGGACTCGCGGATAGGTATGGGGAGCTAGCTCTGGCCATTGCGCGCAAGGCGCAGATTAAGTACCCTGATTTCCTAAAGGCGAGAGTTTGCAGGAGGTGCGGGGCCTTCTTAGTGCCCGGGAAGAGTGTTCGAGTGCGTGTGAAGAACAGAGGAAAGATGAAGTATATCTCGGTGACCTGCTTAAAGTGTGGCTACACGCGCAGATACCCTCTCAACCGCAGAAAAGTACCTCCAAGGCCATGGTACGTCTTCTACAGGAGGAGGATCAACTGA
- a CDS encoding 16S rRNA methyltransferase produces MREVYLILADAAVELVPPEIRRHPAVLTNASRRGKSPAEILLDKSIHYPAMKRLKDHEKRGRPDIVHVCLLNAHSSRLNREGLLRVIIHTIRGEVIEIDPMTRIPRNYLRFTGVMEQLLVKGRVPPKGDTVLMRRLGSRLRDEIRNRGIDFVVLLNEGGTLITPRRLAETLAAHERPAFVVGAFPRGDFSEEVYGVVDQVYSLGNMLLDAWYVVSRIIASLEDVVGVWDK; encoded by the coding sequence ATGAGAGAGGTATATTTAATACTAGCCGATGCCGCAGTAGAGCTTGTCCCTCCAGAGATCAGAAGACATCCCGCCGTGCTAACCAATGCAAGTCGGAGAGGGAAGAGTCCCGCTGAGATACTCCTCGACAAGTCTATACATTACCCCGCGATGAAGAGGCTAAAAGATCATGAAAAGAGGGGTCGCCCAGACATCGTACACGTCTGCCTCCTCAACGCCCACAGCAGCCGCCTAAACAGGGAAGGGTTGCTTAGAGTCATCATACACACAATTAGAGGCGAGGTTATCGAAATAGATCCTATGACCAGGATTCCGCGCAATTATCTGCGCTTTACAGGCGTCATGGAGCAATTGCTGGTCAAGGGGAGAGTACCACCTAAGGGGGATACTGTTCTCATGCGAAGGCTAGGCTCCAGGCTCAGAGATGAGATAAGGAACAGGGGGATTGACTTCGTAGTGCTGTTGAATGAGGGAGGAACGCTCATAACCCCGAGGAGGCTTGCTGAGACTTTGGCGGCACACGAGAGACCGGCGTTTGTCGTCGGAGCTTTTCCGAGAGGTGATTTTTCCGAGGAGGTATATGGTGTCGTCGATCAGGTCTACTCTCTTGGGAACATGCTTCTCGACGCATGGTATGTTGTATCACGTATTATTGCGAGTCTTGAGGACGTCGTGGGGGTGTGGGACAAATGA
- a CDS encoding pelota family protein has protein sequence MRVLEVDEKRNRLRLVIETPEDLYYLLLLVRRGDIVYAWTTRQLRIERETGFERGERVRVYVGIDVEKVNYSKFTKAMRLTGRVVNAPEDLHIKGSYHTLSINVGDEVEILKRSGIGALDREVLARATSIIRRLLLISIGDDEITVGILSPVGVEIRSSVPYYPRRTDRDTSIRETIVPALTQHLELLKSHYHFEEYEDIVVLTTERLFEAVEEALSKTGIKARVIKVSEGGEAGVYELLRRPDLRPMFAEIRSLVEAQEASSLIEELFKGLRRVITGLDAVEKVSEWGVLEKVVIADDVFFDENTRDRVLDLLDKASSAKIILVDSESEVGKVLKKLGGAVAKLYYPLPNT, from the coding sequence ATGAGGGTTCTCGAGGTCGACGAAAAGCGCAACAGGCTACGGCTTGTCATAGAGACTCCAGAGGATCTCTACTACTTGCTGTTACTAGTAAGAAGGGGGGACATCGTGTATGCGTGGACAACTCGCCAGCTACGTATTGAACGCGAGACGGGGTTTGAGAGAGGAGAAAGAGTCAGAGTTTACGTGGGAATAGATGTAGAGAAGGTGAACTACAGTAAGTTCACAAAGGCTATGAGGCTGACTGGTAGAGTGGTGAATGCCCCCGAAGATCTCCACATAAAAGGTAGCTACCATACCCTCAGTATCAACGTGGGGGATGAGGTAGAGATCCTGAAGAGGAGTGGGATAGGAGCGCTTGATAGAGAGGTTTTAGCGCGGGCTACGTCTATCATAAGGAGACTCCTCCTAATATCAATAGGAGATGACGAGATAACCGTAGGTATATTGTCCCCAGTGGGCGTCGAGATACGGAGTTCTGTGCCTTATTACCCTAGGCGCACCGACAGAGACACTAGCATCAGGGAAACCATAGTTCCGGCTCTGACACAACACTTAGAGTTGCTGAAAAGTCATTATCATTTCGAGGAGTACGAGGACATCGTTGTCTTAACGACTGAGAGGTTGTTCGAGGCCGTTGAGGAGGCCCTAAGTAAAACAGGCATAAAGGCCCGTGTTATTAAAGTCAGCGAGGGCGGTGAGGCAGGGGTGTATGAGTTACTGAGGAGACCAGACTTAAGGCCTATGTTCGCCGAGATCCGATCTCTCGTTGAGGCTCAGGAGGCATCGAGCTTAATTGAGGAACTGTTCAAGGGCCTGAGAAGGGTTATAACGGGTCTAGACGCAGTAGAAAAGGTTAGCGAGTGGGGGGTTCTGGAGAAGGTGGTTATTGCGGATGATGTCTTCTTCGACGAGAACACGAGGGACAGAGTTCTGGATCTCCTAGACAAAGCCTCCTCGGCTAAAATAATCCTAGTGGACTCTGAGAGCGAGGTGGGTAAGGTGTTAAAGAAGCTGGGAGGAGCTGTTGCAAAGCTTTACTACCCTCTACCGAACACATAG
- a CDS encoding methyltransferase, translating to MKLLLTTVPGLEFIVKEEMSEAYGHLDIHFNVLTGRVFAEVKEPIARVLALRSVENIRFILEEDRTLEGAIERSLDEVRDLSKGLRTFAVHAERVTKEVGFTSLDLAREAGRILLEKLGLRVQLDAPDIVFYVEYDRGVYRFGVDITPFSTLRDRPYRKALHKSALNPIIAYAMCRLAGPARRILDPFCGSGTIVLEYLSLYPEAEGLCGDVETETALKASENAKTEGLAHIYVQDVLKPALRKGLEVDAIITNPPFGIREKAVGRLRRVYEALFMMAEELLSSKGKLVMITPRRELVQAKSLYLEREIVINEGGLASWIYVFGRG from the coding sequence ATGAAGCTCCTCTTGACTACTGTGCCAGGCCTAGAGTTCATTGTCAAGGAGGAAATGAGCGAGGCATACGGTCACTTAGACATACACTTCAACGTGCTTACGGGCAGGGTTTTCGCAGAAGTAAAGGAACCCATAGCGAGAGTGCTGGCGTTGAGGTCTGTTGAGAATATAAGGTTTATTCTCGAAGAGGACAGGACTCTCGAGGGAGCTATTGAGAGATCTTTGGATGAAGTTAGAGATCTCTCCAAGGGGCTACGAACCTTCGCCGTACACGCTGAGCGTGTAACAAAGGAGGTAGGGTTTACGTCTCTCGATCTTGCACGTGAAGCTGGGAGAATACTCTTGGAGAAACTTGGATTACGCGTACAGCTAGACGCCCCCGACATTGTCTTCTACGTCGAATACGATAGGGGGGTATACAGGTTTGGTGTCGACATAACCCCCTTCTCGACGCTGAGGGACCGCCCCTACCGTAAAGCATTGCACAAGTCTGCTCTGAACCCGATAATCGCGTATGCTATGTGCCGTCTCGCGGGCCCTGCGAGGAGGATCCTCGATCCATTCTGTGGAAGCGGCACTATCGTGCTTGAATACCTTAGTCTTTATCCTGAAGCTGAAGGGCTTTGTGGCGACGTAGAAACTGAAACTGCTCTCAAGGCATCCGAGAACGCAAAGACGGAGGGCCTAGCCCATATATACGTGCAGGACGTCTTGAAACCTGCTCTCAGGAAGGGTTTAGAAGTAGACGCTATTATTACGAACCCCCCGTTCGGGATACGCGAGAAAGCTGTTGGCAGGCTTAGGAGGGTCTACGAGGCCCTCTTTATGATGGCTGAAGAGTTGCTTTCAAGTAAGGGCAAGCTGGTCATGATAACCCCCCGCAGGGAACTTGTTCAAGCGAAGTCTTTATACCTCGAGCGGGAAATAGTGATTAACGAGGGGGGCTTGGCGTCGTGGATCTATGTGTTCGGTAGAGGGTAG
- a CDS encoding DUF402 domain-containing protein, which produces MIRVRGIFATAIAGLLDSSGYTFSDVSEQLLKRLGSLRISREGVRVTVKDLDSRKGVLIVGERDVALQVLSLVKACMGGVGVVVVQGPYTLYRARVSEKTEGGYIVELPGARRGYLRTKRMHGIGGLVTAHVVRPDPILPVLEEGVAVTGRYARVIEGSVHSVSEHIKDGEFTLELLSLASQLAPEGWGVRFRSAAKSASILEVMEELRRLLEEARKLKDFALNVHEPTLVKEGEAIIFLHFEPENMFVADSLRSRFHPTLEGHHLIKSLGDNLMSDKLDSLEEKGILSEDTLDWYARGLLSILSGRSVRIIHDKPFGRGFVWHASARVNSDGFVYLERSITSNGYYDGLGVKKEAGDKILTVTYPFSRFLAHYYFSASGSLKGVYINLNLPLDYVLSPPALWYLDVFLDVVWTREGRVGLIDVEEYEALKALDAYPNEKLGKYREAAEALTSVLLKDPEYPLKNPQFLVDLQKEIWGDSEKYSRSLLDKIRAVVGVGRPVGSMEDEVH; this is translated from the coding sequence ATGATCCGGGTACGGGGGATCTTCGCCACGGCGATAGCAGGACTATTGGACAGTTCAGGCTACACCTTTAGCGATGTAAGCGAGCAGCTGCTGAAAAGACTGGGCAGTCTTAGAATTTCTAGAGAGGGTGTCCGGGTCACTGTGAAGGATCTCGATTCACGCAAGGGCGTCCTAATAGTGGGTGAAAGAGACGTAGCCTTGCAAGTACTCTCCCTTGTAAAAGCGTGTATGGGAGGGGTCGGCGTCGTGGTAGTACAGGGCCCCTATACACTGTACCGAGCTAGAGTATCCGAGAAAACCGAGGGCGGATACATAGTTGAACTCCCTGGTGCGAGGCGCGGGTACCTTAGAACAAAGAGGATGCACGGCATTGGGGGGCTTGTTACAGCGCACGTTGTTAGGCCTGACCCCATCTTGCCAGTTCTAGAGGAAGGGGTGGCCGTGACTGGGCGATACGCAAGGGTTATCGAAGGTAGTGTGCACTCTGTCAGTGAACATATAAAGGACGGTGAGTTTACACTCGAACTTCTATCGCTTGCATCCCAGCTAGCGCCTGAAGGCTGGGGAGTTCGGTTTCGTAGCGCCGCAAAGAGTGCGAGTATCCTAGAGGTGATGGAGGAATTGAGGAGACTTTTGGAGGAGGCGAGGAAACTAAAGGACTTTGCTCTGAATGTCCACGAACCCACCTTGGTAAAAGAGGGGGAGGCTATCATCTTTCTACACTTCGAGCCGGAGAACATGTTTGTAGCAGACAGCTTGAGGAGCAGGTTCCACCCAACCTTAGAGGGGCACCATCTGATCAAATCACTAGGAGACAACCTTATGAGCGACAAGCTTGACTCGCTGGAGGAGAAGGGGATACTTTCAGAGGATACTCTTGACTGGTACGCTAGGGGGCTCCTGAGTATACTGTCGGGTAGGAGCGTGAGGATAATACACGACAAGCCGTTCGGAAGGGGCTTCGTGTGGCATGCCAGCGCAAGAGTAAACAGCGATGGCTTCGTGTACCTTGAGAGGAGCATTACTTCTAATGGCTATTACGATGGGTTAGGGGTTAAGAAGGAAGCAGGTGATAAGATACTCACAGTGACATATCCGTTTTCGAGGTTCCTTGCCCACTACTATTTCTCTGCATCGGGGAGCCTTAAAGGGGTATATATTAACCTCAACTTGCCCCTCGACTACGTGCTCTCGCCGCCTGCTCTCTGGTACCTGGATGTTTTCCTTGACGTTGTGTGGACTCGTGAAGGGAGAGTAGGCCTTATCGACGTCGAGGAGTACGAGGCGTTAAAGGCTCTAGACGCGTACCCCAACGAGAAGCTTGGTAAGTACCGCGAAGCGGCGGAAGCTCTTACGAGTGTTCTCCTGAAGGATCCCGAGTACCCCCTGAAAAACCCCCAGTTCCTCGTAGACCTCCAGAAGGAGATCTGGGGAGACTCCGAAAAATATTCAAGGAGCCTACTCGATAAAATTAGAGCGGTGGTGGGCGTTGGACGTCCTGTGGGCTCCATGGAGGATGAAGTACATTGA
- a CDS encoding HIT family protein → MDVLWAPWRMKYIEYAKLERATECFICRAFNESDNERNLVIYKSDAVIVLMNNFPYNTGHLLVAPTKHVPDFSLLTDEELCLLAKAVKASVEVLKRALSPDGFNVGVNLGRVAGAGLESHVHLHIVPRWSGDTNFMPIIADTKVIPEALRDTYSKLVQHRELFRGVEKCSI, encoded by the coding sequence TTGGACGTCCTGTGGGCTCCATGGAGGATGAAGTACATTGAATACGCTAAGCTGGAACGCGCCACCGAGTGCTTCATATGTAGGGCCTTCAATGAGAGCGACAATGAGAGAAACCTCGTCATCTACAAGAGCGATGCTGTAATAGTTCTGATGAACAATTTCCCCTACAATACCGGCCATTTACTCGTAGCACCCACTAAACATGTTCCAGACTTTAGCCTCCTCACGGATGAAGAGTTATGCCTGCTGGCAAAAGCAGTAAAAGCTTCAGTAGAGGTTCTCAAGAGGGCGCTGTCCCCAGACGGCTTCAATGTCGGCGTGAACCTCGGTAGAGTGGCGGGAGCTGGACTTGAGAGCCATGTTCACCTGCACATTGTTCCACGCTGGAGCGGCGACACGAACTTCATGCCAATAATTGCCGATACAAAAGTTATTCCAGAGGCACTAAGAGACACATACAGCAAGCTTGTACAGCATCGCGAACTCTTTAGGGGGGTCGAAAAGTGCTCTATTTGA